A genomic window from Equus caballus isolate H_3958 breed thoroughbred chromosome 5, TB-T2T, whole genome shotgun sequence includes:
- the LINGO4 gene encoding leucine-rich repeat and immunoglobulin-like domain-containing nogo receptor-interacting protein 4 has product MLSGSFLYLGLGSSGRSSNSSSGGQPGSRAVGSEAHWGGVGAKVQLKWDGPPALDRCSAQLDATLQLLRIEEGMAAATAPKQAWPPWSLLLFLLLLPGGSSGGCPAVCDCTSQPRAVLCAYRQLEAVPGGLPLDTELLDLSGNRLWGLQQGMFSRLGLLRELDLSYNQLSTLEPGAFRGLQSLLTLRLQGNRLRIMGPGVFSGLSALMLLDLRLNQIVLFLDGAFGELGSLQQLEVGDNHLVFVAPGAFAGLAKLSTLTLERCNLSTVPGLALAHLPALVALRLRELDIGRLPAGALRGLRKLKELEIHHWPSLEALEPGSLLGLNLSSLAITRCNLSSVPFQALHHLSFLRVLDLSQNPISSIPARRLSPLVRLQELRLSGACLTSIAAHAFQGLTAFHLLDVADNALQTLEETAFPSPDKLVTLRLSGNPLTCDCRLLWLLRLRRRLDFGTSPPACAGPQHVQGKSLREFSDILPPGHFTCQPAMIRKSGPRWVVAEEGGHAVFSCSGDGDPAPTVSWMRPQGAWLGRAGRVRVLEDGTLEIRSVQLRDRGAYVCVVSNVAGNDSLRTWLEVIQIEPPNGSFSDPNITMPGIPGPFFLDSRGIAMVLAVGFLPFLTSVTLCFGLIALWSKGKGRVKHHTTFDFVAPRPSGDKNSGGNRVTAKLF; this is encoded by the exons atgcttTCTGGCTCTTTTCTCTACCTCGGTCTTGGCAGCAGCGGccgcagcagcaacagcagcagtgGCGGGCAGCCGGGCAGCCGGGCAGTGGGGAGCGAGGCACACTGGGGAGGTGTGGGGGCCAAGGTGCAGCTCAAATGGGACGGGCCCCCAGCCCTGGACAGATGCAGTGCCCAACTTGATGCCACCCTCCAGCTTCTCCG GATTGAAGAGGGGATGGCTGCGGCCACAGCTCCAAAGCAAGCCTGGCCCCCGTggtccctcctccttttcctgctcctcctgcctggagGGAGCAGTGGTGGCTGCCCTGCTGTGTGCGACTGCACCTCCCAGCCCCGGGCAGTGCTCTGCGCCTACCGGCAGCTGGAGGCTGTACCTGGGGGACTCCCGCTAGATACCGAACTCCTGGACCTGAGTGGGAATCGCCTGTGGGGGCTTCAGCAGGGAATGTTCTCCCGCCTGGGCCTGCTCCGGGAACTGGATCTCAGCTACAACCAGCTGTCCACCCTTGAGCCTGGGGCCTTTCGTGGCCTACAAAGCCTACTCACCCTGAGGCTGCAGGGCAATCGGCTGAGAATCATGGGGCCAGGGGTCTTCTCGGGCCTGTCTGCCCTCATGCTGCTGGACCTCCGCCTCAACCAGATTGTCCTCTTCCTCGATGGAGCTTTTGGGGAGCTGGGCAGCCTCCAGCAGCTGGAGGTTGGGGACAACCACCTGGTGTTTGTGGCTCCAGGAGCCTTTGCAGGGCTGGCCAAGCTGAGCACGCTCACTCTGGAGCGCTGCAACCTCAGCACGGTACCCGGCCTGGCCCTGGCTCATCTCCCGGCACTAGTGGCCCTAAGGCTTCGAGAACTGGATATTGGGAGACTACCGGCAGGGGCGCTACGGGGGCTGCGGAAGCTAAAGGAGCTGGAGATCCACCACTGGCCATCTCTGGaggccctggagcctgggagccTGCTTGGGCTCAATCTCAGCAGTCTGGCCATCACTCGCTGCAATCTGAGCTCGGTGCCCTTTCAAGCGCTGCACCACCTGAGCTTCCTCAGGGTCCTGGATCTGTCTCAGAACCCCATTTCATCCATCCCAGCCCGAAGGCTCAGTCCCTTGGTGCGGCTCCAGGAACTACGTCTGTCGGGGGCATGCCTAACCTCCATCGCTGCCCATGCCTTCCAGGGCTTGACTGCCTTCCACCTCCTGGATGTGGCGGATAATGCCCTTCAGACACTAGAGGAAACAGCCTTCCCTTCTCCAGACAAACTGGTCACCCTGAGGCTGTCTGGCAACCCCCTGACCTGTGACTGCCGCCTCCTCTGGCTCCTCCGGCTCCGCCGCCGCCTGGACTTTGGCACGTCCCCCCCTGCCTGTGCTGGCCCGCAGCATGTCCAGGGGAAGAGCCTGAGGGAGTTTTCAGACATCTTACCTCCAGGGCACTTCACTTGCCAACCAGCCATGATCCGAAAGTCTGGGCCCCGCTGGGTTGTTGCAGAGGAGGGGGGGCATGCTGTTTTCTCCTGCTCTGGAGATGGAGACCCAGCCCCGACCGTCTCCTGGATGAGGCCTCAGGGGGCTTggctgggaagggctgggagAGTAAGGGTTCTAGAGGACGGGACGCTGGAGATCCGCTCAGTGCAGCTACGGGATAGAGGGGCCTATGTCTGTGTGGTCAGCAATGTGGCTGGGAATGACTCCCTGAGGACCTGGCTGGAAGTGATCCAAATTGAACCACCAAATGGCTCTTTCTCTGACCCCAACATCACGATGCCAGGGatcccagggcctttcttcctagATAGCAGAGGCATAGCTATGGTGCTGGCAGTtggcttcctccccttcctcaccTCAGTGACCCTCTGCTTTGGCCTCATTGCCCTCTGGAGCAAGGGCAAAGGCCGGGTCAAACATCACACAACCTTTGACTTTGTGGCACCTCGGCCTTCTGGGGATAAGAACTCTGGGGGCAACCGAGTCACTGCCAAGCTCTTCTGA